The Dehalococcoidia bacterium genome contains a region encoding:
- a CDS encoding c-type cytochrome: MRASKSRFTVLLGLVAMAVAMAVVLAACEATSGFAALAAQPGASVPTPDIALVGTGRNAALRYGCLGCHSLDGSSLSGPTWKGLYGRELAFTDGTRAVANDKYLDEAIKDPLARVIQGYAPVMPPKMPVSDEEVRAIIAFIKSVK; encoded by the coding sequence ATGCGCGCGAGCAAGTCGAGATTCACCGTGCTGCTTGGCCTCGTGGCGATGGCTGTGGCGATGGCTGTGGTGCTGGCCGCCTGCGAAGCCACCAGCGGGTTCGCCGCCCTGGCCGCGCAGCCGGGCGCGTCCGTGCCAACGCCTGACATCGCGCTTGTGGGCACGGGAAGAAACGCGGCCCTGCGCTACGGCTGCCTGGGGTGCCATTCGCTGGATGGAAGCTCGCTGTCGGGCCCCACGTGGAAAGGCCTGTACGGTCGGGAGCTTGCGTTCACGGACGGCACGCGGGCTGTGGCGAACGACAAGTACCTTGACGAGGCCATTAAAGACCCGCTGGCGCGCGTGATCCAGGGATACGCGCCAGTCATGCCACCCAAAATGCCTGTCTCGGACGAGGAGGTGAGAGCCATTATCGCATTCATCAAGAGCGTGAAATGA